GTTGTGACCGTAGTTGAGCGCGCCAGCGCCGGCGAAGAAGTCGAGGTATTCCCGGCCGTCCTCGCCGTAGAGGTGGCTGCCGACCGCACGGTCGAAGACCGTCGGCCAGCCACGGCAATAGCTGCGAACCTCGGACTCCAACGTCTGGAAAATGCTCACTTCGCTCCGTTCATCGGCGGGGTCTGCCAGGGACCTATCCGGTACAGGTCCTCGGCGTCGTGCTGGTCCGGGAAAAGGTCGTCGACGAACAGCGGCGACCGGTCGAGCGTGCAGCCCAGACGACGCGCCAGAGCGGCGAACATTCGCTGCGAGGCAACGTTGTCCGCGGTGATGGTCGTCTCCAGCCGGTTGGCGCGGCCGTCCAGCCGCTCGACCAGGTTGTCCAGCAGCGCGCCGGCGACGCCCCGGCCGCGAGCCTGCTCGTCCACCGCGATCTGCCACACCACAACGGTTTCCGGTGTGGACGGTCTCAGATATCCACTGACGAAGCCAACAACGTCGTCACCGAGCCGCGCCACCGCGGACGTCTCGGCGAAATCGCGGCACCACAGCAGATAGGCGTACGACGGGTTGACATCCAGGACCTGGGAATCCCTTGCCACACGCCACATCTGCCCGCCGTCGTCCAAGGTGGGACGGCTGATGCACACCTGTTCCACGGTATCCGTTCGCGTCGCCATGTTCATCGAAGCTAACAAAGGTCGGCGGATGTCTCATCTCAGGAAGGCCGCCATAACCGGCTTTTTGAATTTCAAACAGTGAGATGCTGCACAATTTTCGACCAGAAAACTTACGCTCCGTGGCTCGGGTTGACTAAAAGTCATGCTGGCGCGGCCGCGCGCATTGCTCTACGGTGCGCCCGTGATCATCCGATGCCTCGCGATTCTCACCATACTCGGCGCACTGCTCACCCCGACCGCGGCGAGTGCCACGTCACGGTTGGACTGGACAAGTTGCGGAAGCGACTTCGCGGGATTCGAGTGTGCGCGGTTGGCCGTGCCGATGGACTATCGCCAGCCCCGTGGCCGGCGGATCTCGATCGCGATGATCCGGCTGCCTGCGGCGGACCCGGCACACCGGATCGGCTCGCTGTTCACCAACTTCGGCGGCCCCGGCGCGGACGGGTACGAGAGCCTGCGCCAGTACGCTCACACCGCCACCTTCCCCGCGGCCGTACGCGCGCGCTTCGACCTGGTCAGCTTCGATCCACGCGGAATCGGCAGGTCAACGCCGGTGAACTGCTTCGCCAGCCAGGCCGAGCAGCGCGCCTACTTCGACCAGGTGCCGTACTTCCCCGACCTCAGCACGGCCGCCGAGCAGCGGTTCTATGCGCAGGCGGCGGAGCTGAGCCGGCGCTGCGGCGAACACGCCGGACCGCTGCTCGCGCACATGTCCACCGTCAACGTGGCGCGCGACCTGGATCGCATGCGGCAGGCGGTCGGCGAGGACAAGCTGACCTTCCAGGGCTTCTCGTACGGCACCGTCGTCGGCGCCACCTATGCCAACCTCTTCCCCCGCAACGTACGCGCGATGATCATCGACGGAACGCTCGACATGGTCGGCAACGCCGTCGGTCACGGCGACGAAGGACGCACGTTGTCGATCGGTACGCGGCAAGGTGTGGCCGATGCCGGACAGGAAGTGCTGTCGATGTTCTTCCGGCTGTGCGCGCAGGCCGGACCGAAATGCGCGTTCAGCAAAGGTGGCGACCTGCCGGCGAAATGGCTGCGGCTGCTGGATTCGGTCAAGCGCAAACCGATCGGCACGTACGACTATCCGGCCGTCTCCGGAGACGTCTACAACCTGCTCAGCGAGCCGATGACCGACTGGCCGAAACTCGGCACGCTGCTGCAGTCGTTGTACGACGGCAAACCGCCGGCGGCCTCGATGTCCTATGTGGACAATGGGTCCGAGGCGTATCCGACCGTCCAGTGCGAAGATGCCGATGCGCCAAGGAAACTGTCGACCTACACGGCGCTCGGCAAGACCGAGGACGTACGCATCCCGGCGTTTGGCCGGATGCAGGTTTTCGATCCGATGCCCTGTCCGACCTGGCCGGTGGCCGACCGCGACCGCTTCGTCGGCCCGTGGAACCGTTCGCTGACGCCGATTCTCGTGGTCAACTCGACGCACGATCCGTCGACGCCGCTGTCCGGTGCGGTGAAAGCCGTACGACAGCTGCGAAACGCGCGGCTGCTGGCCGTCGACGCACCTGGTCACACCGCGCTGCTTCGGCCGCGCAGTGCGTGCGCCGACGCGTACGAACTGACCTACCTGACGAGCGGACGGCTGCCTGCGGCCGGCACGACGTGTCCAGTCGACGAGCTGCCGTGGGGTCTCAGATGAGACCGGCGCGGCGCCACCAGATGCGGTCACGGGCGCTGATCATGCCGACCTCGTCGAGGTAGGCCATGATCTTCTCCCCCATCCAGCGGCGCGTCTCCAGGTAGTACGGGTTGGCCTTGGCTTGTTTCCGTGCGGCCACCGGATCCAGGCCGACCGACCGGTAGACCGACGGCTGGATGATGCTGTCCATCACGTAAAAAGCGACCACCGCGGTCAGATGCTGGTGCACCGCGAGCCCCACCTTGGAGTGCCGCGCCATCTGGCGCACCAGCTCCTCGCGCGCGAAGCGTACGTGCCGCGCCTCCTCGACCACGTGGATCCGGTTGACCATCCGCACCAGCGGCTGGATGTCCGGATCCTCCATCGACTCGCGCTGCAGCCGGTCCAGCGTCTCCTCGGCGACCAGCACGCCGGCGAACATGCTCGGACCGCTCGCGACCACGGTGAAGATCCGGCCGAGCTCGTGCACCAGCCGGGCCGGCTTGTATGACGGCGTGCCGAACTTCGCCGTCATCTTGGCGAACATCAGGCTGTGCCGGGTCTCATCGCCGATCTCGGTCAACGCGTACTGCGCGTGCGGCGTGCGCGGGTTGCGGTCGTAGATGTAGCGCGCCATCACCTGCATGAGGATCACCTCGAACCACAGGCCGACGCCAGCGATGCTGGCGACCTCGTGCTTGGACAGCTCGACGCGCTGGCGGTGGGTCAGCCGGTCCCACACCGGCGTGCCATAGAGCGACACGCGCTTGAACGGTGCGTACGGCAGGTCCGGATCGAGGTCACAGCTCCAGTCGACGTCGACATCGGGGTCGAAGGAGTTGCGCGCCGACGAGTCGAGGAGCCGGCTGGCGGT
The nucleotide sequence above comes from Fodinicola acaciae. Encoded proteins:
- the ectA gene encoding diaminobutyrate acetyltransferase; this encodes MWRVARDSQVLDVNPSYAYLLWCRDFAETSAVARLGDDVVGFVSGYLRPSTPETVVVWQIAVDEQARGRGVAGALLDNLVERLDGRANRLETTITADNVASQRMFAALARRLGCTLDRSPLFVDDLFPDQHDAEDLYRIGPWQTPPMNGAK
- a CDS encoding alpha/beta hydrolase, with amino-acid sequence MIIRCLAILTILGALLTPTAASATSRLDWTSCGSDFAGFECARLAVPMDYRQPRGRRISIAMIRLPAADPAHRIGSLFTNFGGPGADGYESLRQYAHTATFPAAVRARFDLVSFDPRGIGRSTPVNCFASQAEQRAYFDQVPYFPDLSTAAEQRFYAQAAELSRRCGEHAGPLLAHMSTVNVARDLDRMRQAVGEDKLTFQGFSYGTVVGATYANLFPRNVRAMIIDGTLDMVGNAVGHGDEGRTLSIGTRQGVADAGQEVLSMFFRLCAQAGPKCAFSKGGDLPAKWLRLLDSVKRKPIGTYDYPAVSGDVYNLLSEPMTDWPKLGTLLQSLYDGKPPAASMSYVDNGSEAYPTVQCEDADAPRKLSTYTALGKTEDVRIPAFGRMQVFDPMPCPTWPVADRDRFVGPWNRSLTPILVVNSTHDPSTPLSGAVKAVRQLRNARLLAVDAPGHTALLRPRSACADAYELTYLTSGRLPAAGTTCPVDELPWGLR
- a CDS encoding AurF N-oxygenase family protein, whose protein sequence is MTQLQDRERTASRLLDSSARNSFDPDVDVDWSCDLDPDLPYAPFKRVSLYGTPVWDRLTHRQRVELSKHEVASIAGVGLWFEVILMQVMARYIYDRNPRTPHAQYALTEIGDETRHSLMFAKMTAKFGTPSYKPARLVHELGRIFTVVASGPSMFAGVLVAEETLDRLQRESMEDPDIQPLVRMVNRIHVVEEARHVRFAREELVRQMARHSKVGLAVHQHLTAVVAFYVMDSIIQPSVYRSVGLDPVAARKQAKANPYYLETRRWMGEKIMAYLDEVGMISARDRIWWRRAGLI